Proteins from a genomic interval of Zingiber officinale cultivar Zhangliang chromosome 1B, Zo_v1.1, whole genome shotgun sequence:
- the LOC121969761 gene encoding thymidine kinase-like has product MPMTMRSLLHLHFSAPLPPCHRLLPKPLLIVPPTFFSKSPTGLPAFSSSSIFSFRSHCKVPIVHVDSPAQPRVAFGEIHVITGPMFAGKTTALLRRVLAEKNTGRNVAVIKSDKDTRYGLDSIVTHDGAKMPCIALPELSVFRERLGAEAYNKLDVIGIDEAQFFVDLYDFCCNAADRDQKTVIVAGLDGDYLRRRFGSVLDIIPLADSVTKLTARCELCGQRALFTQRKTSEKQTELIGGSDIYMPVCRQHYVDGQVVKEATRTILDIEHVTV; this is encoded by the exons ATGCCCATGACGATGAGGTCTCTCCTCCACCTCCACTTCTCTGCTCCTCTTCCTCCATGCCACCGCCTCCTTCCCAAGCCCTTACTCATAGTTCCTCCTACCTTCTTTTCCAAATCACCGACCGGCCTCCCCGCCTTCTCTTCCTCATCCATCTTCTCCTTCAGGAGTCACTGTAAAGTTCCCATCGTCCACGTGGATTCTCCTGCGCAGCCTCGCGTTGCTTTCGGTGAGATTCATGTGATCACCGGCCCGATGTTCGCCGGGAagaccaccgctcttctccgtcGAGTTCTAGCCGAGAAGAATACTGGAAG AAATGTGGCTGTAATTAAATCTGACAAAGATACGAGATATGGATTGGATTCAATAGTAACTCATGATGGTGCAAAAATGCCTTGTATTGCTCTTCCGGAGCTTTCAGTGTTCCGAGAACGACTAGGAGCAGAAGCCTATAATAAG CTTGATGTGATAGGGATTGATGAAGCCCAATTCTTTGTGGATCTTTACGATTTTTGCTGCAATGCTGCTGATCGTGATCAGAAAACAGTTATTGTTGCCGGCTTGGATGGTGACTACCTTAG ACGGAGATTTGGTTCGGTGCTTGATATCATTCCGCTAGCAGATTCAGTCACAAAGCTTACAGCAAGGTGTGAGTTGTGCGGCCAGCGGGCACTCTTCACTCAAAGGAAAACAAGCGAAAAACAAACTGAACTTATCGGTGGCTCTGATATTTACATGCCTGTCTGTAGACAGCACTATGTCGACGGACAGGTTGTGAAAGAAGCCACAAGAACTATTCTGGACATTGAACACGTCACAGTTTGA
- the LOC121970435 gene encoding putative MO25-like protein At5g47540, translating to MKGLFKSKPRTPAELVRQTRDLLAYVDANPNPRNGKRDDKMIELCKNIRELKFILYGNNEAEPVADSCAQLTQEFFRENTLRVLIVCLPKLNLEVQKDATQVVANLQRQQVNSRLIAADYLEANKDLLDLLISGYEDMDNALHYGLMLRECIRHQCVARYILESDQVNKFFDYIQIPNFDIAADAIKTFKELMTRHKSTVAEYLSKNFDCFFTEFNSRLLSSPNYLTKRASVKLLGDMLLERSNSRTMVRYVSSKDNLIILMNLLRESSKNIQNEAFHVFKLFVANQNKPPEIITILIANKRKLLLLLDNLKLDKEDEQFEADKAQVIGEIATLH from the exons ATGAAGGGCCTTTTCAAGTCGAAGCCGCGGACCCCCGCCGAGTTGGTGAGGCAGACAAGGGACCTCCTCGCCTACGTCGACGCGAACCCCAATCCCCGCAACGGCAAGCGGGATGATAAG ATGATAGAACTATGCAAAAATATTAGGGAATTGAAGTTTATTCTTTATGGCAACAATGAAGCTGAGCCAGTTGCTGATTCTTGTGCACAACTGACTCAAGAGTTCTTTAGAGAAAACACTCTACGTGTACTAATTGTTTGTCTCCCAAAGTTGAACTTAGAA GTTCAAAAGGATGCAACTCAAGTTGTAGCAAATTTGCAAAGACAACAAGTCAATTCACGATTAATTGCAGCAGATTATTTGGAAGCTAACAAGGATCTTTTGGACCTTCTAATTTCTGG ATATGAGGACATGGATAATGCTTTACACTATGGATTGATGCTTAGAGAATGCATCCGACATCAGTGTGTAGCAAG GTATATTCTAGAGTCTGATCAAGTGAATAAGTTCTTTGATTATATTCAAATTCCAAATTTTGACATAGCTGCAGATGCCATTAAAACTTTTAAG GAGCTAATGACAAGGCATAAATCAACTGTTGCGGAGTATCTTTCCAAAAATTTTGACTGT TTTTTTACAGAATTTAACTCAAGATTGCTGTCATCTCCTAATTATCTCACCAAAAGGGCATCTGTCAAG CTTTTAGGTGACATGTTACTGGAGCGATCAAATTCTCGAACAATGGTGCGCTATGTTAGTTCAAAGGACAATCTTATAATTCTGATGAATCTTCTCAGG GAATCGAGCAAAAATATTCAGAATGAAGCCTTTCACGTATTCAAG ttatttGTTGCCAATCAAAATAAGCCACCTGAAATTATAACTATACTGATTGCAAACAAAAGAAAGCTTCTTCTCTTACTTGACAATTTGAAGTTAGACAAAG AAGATGAGCAATTTGAAGCTGACAAAGCACAAGTCATTGGAGAGATAGCAACTCTTCACTAa